The following DNA comes from Anopheles arabiensis isolate DONGOLA chromosome 3, AaraD3, whole genome shotgun sequence.
CGAGGGGACGGGTAGGCGCTCTGGAACGTTGCAAAAGTTTGGCGGCAGTAAGAAAAGCAACCAACCGATCAAGAGAAAgagcgactgtgtgtgtgtgtgtgtggatgagaATTTCACCAGGCGTGGAAAAAAGCGCGTttagatgtgtttttttttttgtatttgttcgtGCCTGTCTTTTGTCTGTGTTTTGTTGCACTCATTTGTGAAACGCGGGTTTTTTCCCATTCTCTTGAAGCGGGATGGAAGGTGATGCTGATTTACTTTGGAGCAGATTTCGGTATGGATATAAATTTGCACAACCACCCACCCCCACCCCAATCACAGCCGAATTTGGACCAACAGCTccaccactcacacacacacacacacacacacacacactgacacataCAAATTGTAGAAAAAGGACTCTCCATCCAAACCATATCATAGTCCTTTCGGTGAGGTGCctttttggtcgttttttttttgttcttttcagtTTGCGAACAGCTTTCAACTGAACTAGTTAAACTGCACTCAACTTGCTCCTTGTCCTTGCAGTGTTGCAGTTTTTCCCGTCTCCAAACTCACAGGGTGCGTTCGTTTTTCTGCTGAATTTGATGTCCCTTTCCAATACCGTACCACCCCAAACAGCCAGCCTTTCAGTAATCCAGGGGGGTGAGGGTTGGCGGGTGCGGGTGTAAGCGTCCCTACACCAACACCGCTGAGGGCCGTAGACCAGGCGTAGACACGGAGCAGCACGATGGATGACAGCGAGCACGAACCCGTACCGTACGCTAGCCGATACTACCGAGACCGTCGATGTGATACGCGCGTATTCCCTGAAACCGCCGTTTTTCTTCCCGCCCCGACCCCGTGAGAGAATGCCCCGCTCGCTCCGCTTGCAGGTAGTGTACCGCCGCCTCTTCGCCATCGCTAAAAACGCGGTGCTTCGTTTTTGCGCGAGACACAGTCCCGCGCGCGCAGGCGCTGCCCAACTCTCCCAACCAGAGAGCAGCTGCGAgcgaagaagagagagagagagagacagaaaattGGGAGAGCCTTTTTTCCACCGGTTACCACCGTTGCTCCCCTTGCAGAACACGCATCGTAGGTGCagcagggggaggggggggtggatcagaaactttaaacaaaaaaaatacagctaCCCAACCCAACCATCGGTAGCACCCGAAGAGCGACTGTTACAACACTTTTCACACCGCCTGCTTGAACTTTTTCACTAAATTCACACTTTTtcaacacgcgcacacacacacaccttgctTGAATCAGCGCTGCAGCGAAGCTGGGTACAAGATTTCCCGAACAAATGGGCACCCAAACGAGCACGGGAACACGCACGGGTGAACGACGCCGCCACTGTCGAgcgcttttttccttctgcaGAATTGGGGGAACGGCTCTGCCAAACACTGACACTTCGGGGCTGCGGATCGATAGACGCGTCTGAAATGTCCTTTTTTTGACAAAAGGCGATGATGAGTGTTTAACACGGTGGCTGGTTGGTCTGGTGTGTGGCTCCAGCAGGAAAAGCCTTTTCACGCGCTCACCGCAAGGATTGTACCGGTGAGAGACACTTTTAAAATGACCGTTTCAAGGCTCgccaatttttttgtttaaagaatattatctttttatactttttcttACATTTATATACTTACCTGCCGCAAaagatagcatagccagggtaaaactgtatgacgctatgagctcttttggaatcccggccaaactgataaggctagttagaatgactatgaccaacgtcacatgccaggtgagggtggatggaaaactctcaggaccttttgctaccaccaaaggtctgcgccagggggacgggcttgcctgtctcctattcaacctaGCACTAGAGAGGgtcatccgcgactcgagggtggagactacgggaaccatcttctataagtcaacctagaacgctgatgatatactagacatcattggtctgcggctctcctatgtagcacaagcctaccaagggatcgagcagacGGCAGAaagcctcggattgcagataaacgaggcaaagaccaaactgatggtggcaacatcagcgggcctaccaataaataatcagaatctacgtaggcgtgacgtgcagataggtgaacgcacctttgcagtcgtcccacaattcacctatcttgggtcaaaggtcagcaacgacaatagcatgaaagctgagttgcgcgcaaggatgctggctgccaaccggtcattctacagcctgaaagatcagttcacctcaaagaacctgtcgcgacggacgaagctgggactatatgttacttatatagtaccggtactcacatacgcctctgagacatgaacactgtccaaatctgacgaaaccctcttagctgcgttcgagaggaagatgctcagaaggatacttggccccgtatgtgtggaaggacaatggaggagccgctataatgaggagctatacgagatgttcggcgacctcactgtcgtacagcgtatcaagctcgccagacTTCGATGGgttggccatgttgtacgcatggaaacggacgacccagcccgtaaagtcttttttaggccgtccacaaggacagaggaggcgtggtaggcccaaattgaggtgacaagatggcgtggaAGCGTCCGCCATtgaggccgggataacggaccaAGACCGCAGgtcaagaccgcaaagcggttgtagcgccggagaagtaagtaagtaatatACTTACCTACTTGTAGTATAGCGATTACACGGCACGTCACTTGTGGTATAGCGATTAAATGCACGACGTGCTACCATTTTGGGTTCAAATCTCGTAATGGACCGTATCCCACAGGGCTCCATTTAGCCTTGTgaacaactccggatgactttcTGGGCTGGATTCTCCGGTTTTATAAGAATGGCATGGCCCTCACACAGGAACCTGAGGACTCTGGAACCAATTGCAGCAATTACAAGAACGTCCTAAAGCTTTTAACTCTTAACAACTGCCCCAAGGtctcaagcgacgaacccagAACTAGTTCAACAACTGCTCCTGATTCTTCAACTGCTTTCTTTAGCTATCAATCTCGTACTAAACTTCGAGATTGATGTCCCATGTGCACTACGATGAGATTTTATGAATTCTTAAACCTCAGATACTTCCATTGGTAACTAGATTAAAATTACAACGACAAACGATTAACATCTAACAATGtgcacaaataaaaatatactaAAATTTGGTCTTCTTATCcttaattcatttatttatcttttgttACATTCGTCCTTCATCACACCCAATCATCCTCGTACACTGGCCCCGCTTGTCCACTAACCCTACAAGTAGAGCGAGGCAGCAAACACGATATCACGCTTCAGCAACCGGATCGCTTCGGAGAACTTATTCTCCAGATCCGTGTTGCCGATCGTTTTCGACGCCTGCACCATCTGGCgcagcagctcctccagcCGGCGCATACAGCGAATGATGGAGCCCTCGAAGATGTCCGTCATCTTGCAGAGCTGCGCGAACGAGGCGCCCTTGCACCAGCACAGCACCACATCCATCAGGAACGGTTTGAACGACTCCACGTAGCGCTCCTCGTCCACCTCCACCTTGCACTCGTTCGACACCTTCGCAATGCGCCGTGCCAGATCCTGCATCTGCCGCAGCGGACCGGACAGCTCATGGGTCGCGGCCGGCATTTCGCTGCTCTTCTCATCACACACGAAGCAGCTCAGCAGGGCGCACGATTGCGACGGCGTCAGGTCGGTAAACGTACCGTTAAACACCATCTCGGTGATGAGCAGCTCGTCCGCGCAGCTCAGCTCGCATGCAACGCGCCCCTTGAACTCGATCACGTCCGCCGCCGTACAGTAGCCCAATCGTCGCAGCACCCGCTTCCGGTGCTTCAGCTCGCTCATCTGCAGCAGGCTGCGCGCTTCACGCAGCGCATTCTTCTCGTTGCGCAGCTCCTTCTCCAGCTCCAGCTTGCTCATGTACTGCGCGTACAGCCGCTCGAGCCCGGCCGACTCGTGCAGCGGGTGAGCGAACAGGCGCTTCTCGAACTTGTCGATCATGTCCACTATGCCCTGGAACTCTTTCTCCTTGATGTGCATATCGGTGATCGGGTTCAGCAGTGGCGGACCCTGCGGGAAACGCTTCTTCACCTCCTCGATCGTTTTCAGCACCGAGCGGCGATTGTCCGCCGGGCGCAGATCGTTCGGGTAGTAAACGCGCAGCGAGCTAATGCGCGACACGAGCTTGTGCAGCACCGGAACGACCTCGACCGAGCCGCGCTTGCCCGGTGGGCACGGTTTCGGGATGCCCTCCTTCTCGAACCCATCGGCCACGTGCAGCAACACATCGATCACCACCTTCTGCTCCGTCTTGAGTGGATTCTGCTTCGAGTCGGCGTTCTCCTTCTTAAAGTTCACGATGATGCCCCACTCGAACTCTCCCGCGTCCGATTGAATCTTTATCATGCGGCCCGGCTGTAGGAACGGCACCAAATAGACCGGCCGCGTGATGTACTCGCGGAACTCCTGCCCCAGCCGATCGAGCTGCTCCCGCACGTGGTGGTACGAGATGATCGACTGCTCGTCCTTGATCTCTACCGCCAGCAGTTGCTTCTGTTTCTTCTGCACGCGCTTGTAAATTTCCGGTATAGACGATTGGTTCTGAAACTGGAAGAACGACCGTTCCAGCATGTACTCCGGGTTGATCTCTTCCACGCGCAGCAAGTTCAGCACCATGTTGTACGTCAGGTGGAACGCGGAATTGATCGGATCCGCCCGGCCCTGCACAATGTCCTTGCCGACCGCGGGCGACACGGCCTCGTCGATCATCAAGATGACGATACCCTTGTCGTCCAGGCCGCGTCGTCCCGCCCGGCCCGACATCTGGATGTACTCGCCCGACGTCACCCAGCGGAAGTCCTTGCCGTCGAACTTGCGCGGGCTAGTGAACAGCACCGTGCGGGCCGGCATGTTCAGCCCCATCGCGAACGTTTCCGTCGCAAACAGTGCCTTTATCAACCCTTCGCCAAACAGGATTTCAATCGTTTCCTTCAGTATGGGCAACAGTCCACCGTGATGGATGCCGATGCCGCGGCGCAACAGTGGCAGCACATTCTCCACCTGCGGCAGCTGACGGTCCTCCTCCGTCAGCACGTCCATCGCGTTGTTAAACACCTCGTCCACCAGCTTCTTCTCCGTGCTCGAGTTAAAGTCCAGCTTGGCCATCTGCATCGCGTACACCTCGCAGTCCTTCTTGCTGAACGAGAATATGATGACCGGCGCAAAGCTGCGCTCCATGATCATCTTCACGATCTTGAAGATGTTCGTTTCGCCCGCATTCGAAGCCTTCAGGCCACCCTTCCTGCCCTTCTGGTCACCCTTGGCCGCTTCGCCCGCCGTTTGCAGCACATTCATTGCCGTGTTAAAGTTGTCCTCCTTAAACTGGCCCCGCTCGTCCACCACCAAATGTATCCCGTCGCCACCGGCCGGAAACAGGTAGTGCTGCAGCGGCGTCGGCCGATAGTCCGTGTACACCACGTGGCACGGCTGCTTGTGCAGATGGCACACCCACTCGGCGAACTGGCGCGCGTTCGGTATCGTGGCGGACAGAAACACGTAATGCACATTGTCCGGCAGCAGGATCAGCGTTTCCTCCCACACCACGCCCCGCTCTTTGTCGCGCATGTAATGGATTTCGTCGAATATCACCCAACCGACCTCGCGCATAATCTCCGACCCACGGTACAGCATGTTGCGCAGAATTTCCGTCGTCATGATCAGGCACGAGGCGCTCGGATTGATCGTCACGTCGCCCGTCACCAGACCGACGTCCTTGAACTCTTCGTGAAACTCGCGATACTTTTGGTTGGAAAGGGCCTTGATCGGGGTGGTGTAGATGACGCGCTGCTTGTCCGCGAGCGATTTCGCGATCGCGTACTCGGCCACCACCGTCTTGCCGGCGGACGTGTGGGCCGACACCAGCACGGACTGATTGTTCTCGATGCACAGGATCGCTTCCTTCTGGAACGGATCCAGCACGAAGGCGTACTCTTTCGCCGGTTTACCGGTGGCCGGTGCGAGCGGCATGTACTTCTGGTCCGGGTAAACGGCCACCTCGTGTGTGCATGCCTCCGGCGACTGTATCGTGTGTACCTTGATGCGACTTTCAATGTTGTCCAAGCTGCAGAAGCATAATTGCATGGTGTTACAAAACGAACGATTTCATGCCGATAGAGTGTCACTTACTTGATATCGTCCAGTATCGATTCCACCTTTGCCTTTTTCGCCACCTGTTCCTCGTCGCTCAGCACATCCACCACCTCCAGCTCACGCTTAGGAGCTGCGGTTGTTGACTCTCTAAAAACAGTCATTTGCAATTAAACCAAACTCATGCTCATGGTTCAACGCGTTCGAAACAAACCTTTTCTTGCTGGTCGCCGCATCGTTGCTTGGCTGCTTGGCCGGTGCCGAGGACGCTGGTTCGACCACCGGCACGGGCCcattgtcgtcgtcgttctgCTCGTCAAACACACTGAACAAATCGTCCACATTCGACATCTTCGGGTTGCGCTTTTTACACGATAAAACGTacacttttttgcacacagATTTATTAATACAACTTGGGAGGGAAGGAAATTTCAACCTTTTCCTAGTGCTGAAGCGTGTAGAATACGGCGTACGCACGTGCGAtggttgttgatgttgatatGTTTGCCCCTTTCGTCGAACTGACAGATTGGAAACCAAAGAAGGTGATGATGAAGCAAGAATGATCGCGCGGATGACAAATTTTGGTGAAGTTAAAATGACAGTTGAATCATTTATATTTCTTGTTTAATTACAGAGaaagattgtttttattacacgAACTTAGTCGTTTAGTGAAAAATATATACTGTTTCATTAATACCAGCAAATGCAGATCATTGactattttcataaaataaatatttttttgacaAAAACGTACTTTTATATGATGATGACTAGATGACATCAATATCAAGAAGTTTAGCTGGAACCAAACATGCTAAGTGCCAAAACAAAGTAAATATCACTATCCATCCATAACTTGGTCCCACGCAAGAGGAAAATATGCCAACATCGTAAATACCCTCTACTCCCCTCCCAATTGTTCCCCTTTCCCTCACCCACACCCAGCCCATTGCccagaaataaaacacattcgttttgttttgtatgacTATTACAACTCCTATCGCAAATTTGAGTTGTTCGCTTTGCAATCTCTGCCTTGAAATCGTTCCTTAACTCATTTTATtaatagtattattattatcatactCAAGAATGctaatttgtttgttgtaaTTACTTGTTATATATCGATCATGCAAATATGTTACCATTTTGCGATTtacttttgttgtttgcttggttgctctctctctctcttcatatCATGCTTTCACAAgcatgtgttgttttttttcaattactttttgttctcttttgttttatgtgaCTGTGATttgctgttcttttttgtttcgtatcttttttgttttctcttcttttggttcatctttttttttaaagagtttgttgatgtttttttgctcttacTTTGCATCTCACagttcattcttttctttctttcttttcatttttttcgtgtgttttgCCAAATCCAggatggtgtttttttcgtttggcTTTAACTTAAAAGCTACTACAATTCGTACGCTTACGTTTCGAGGACCAATCGCGCCACCTAATAACTTGTTGGTATGATCATCGCCCGAAATCGCACGATACGGAGGATTACAACTGCTGCTTGAAGAGATGCGTCTTATTCCTTTTAACCAGTGGGTGTAGTAATCGCTTCGTATTGTAATTCGAGCGACGACATACAGAAGCAAACGAGGCGCAGTTGGTCTTACAATTGCTTTACAATGTAACCGCATCATCATTCGGTATCGTTCGCTTGATTGATTTAATCACTCGACGGATTCACATGCAGTGTTACTTGGTAAAACGCAGACGCACTTGATCGCTTCTCTctcctctgtctctctctctctctctctgctaaACCAATTACAAAAATTGGGGAAGGTTTTCTTTACATCACACAACAGCTACTTCTATCTAGTTCTTGCCTTTCAAGTGCTCGTTTTGTtacgtactttttttttaaacacaactCCGATAGCTTCTAACGACAACATTGATTCGTGTgttatattattttgttttgcgcacACCAGCGCAAACGTTTGGTTGACGTTCGGTGCGCAGCGCGCCCAACTGCCGAACGCAATTTAAAATGGCTCACAAATCATagcttaaaaaaaaggaaaagaaaggacGAAAGGAAGAATGCAACAGTCGGCAGTGTACTGCTACTGTATCGATACGTCCATcataaaacaaccaaacacgcGCAGCTAATGATATCAAGCGCTTACACGCATGGTGGTAGTTTCCCTCATCCACGCCTTAAATCCGaaccaaaagcaaaacatgaaacatccgAGAGATCGCGCAGATCGCAAAATAAAGCAACtgattttcattaaaacaaacataataaaaGTAATCATCTATTTTCCTAATCGACTGTGGGAGGTGTGGCCACTCCTCTTGCCTGTGCCAATttcaaaccaacaaacaaaagaaccCACACTGTTATGCGTTATAAAGCATATGCATATTCCTACTTCGTAACCGCTTGCGCCCACTTTCTactgctaaaaaaaaaagacttggCCACTCTAACAAACCACAAAGCAAACACGCCCAAGCATTGAAAGAGCATTAATTATCGTCCAATTAatataataacaaaataaacgcTTCAATCTAAAAATGAACGAAGTTAACGACGATTGTAAGGTAGTGGATTTTAGCATTTTAAAAAAAGCGGGGGGTTTCACACACGTAACACACGGCacggcacacgcacactctgCTAATTCCTATCGAAAACGGGAACGAAAAACCCTAACCGAATGGAAATTTACAGTTCCATCTTCACGCCCCGGTAGGTGTCGTTTTCCCGCTGCCCCTTAGCGGCGCCAGGAACGTTCCGGCTCGATgtcgtcctcttcctcctcctcctccaccatgATCGGCATCTCGATCAGCTCGTCCGTCTCGGTCAGCGTTTCCATCGAGGAGGAGTGCAGCTGGTCGGCCGCACTGCCACCGCTGCCGAGCCCCATCCGGTCCGCACCGTCACTGTCGTGCTGCTTCAGCGACGCACCGTCCCCACCGtcgctgctgccactgctagAATGGACGAGCGGATTGCCGTCGCCCCGGCCGCCCTGCTCCTTACCCGAGTCGGCCGTTGTCGCCGTCGTGCCCGCTCCACCAGCCGATGCGCCGGCGAGGGATGCCGCcgccggtgccggtgccgctgccgccaccgTCGTCTGCCACACTATCGTGAGCGTTTTCTTGTTAAAAAGCTTACCGCGCGCGAGTGCCTTCTCCGCCACCGGTCGCGTGCTGAACCCGATCGTCAGCGACGGTTCCGCCTTGTCGAGCTGGTGCTTCGTCACCTCGCCGAACTGCTTGAAATGATCTAGCAGCGAGTCCGCCTCCTCCTCGACGAACCCGGTGATCAGGATGGTCGTTGGGCGGCGATCAACGCTGGTCGAGCCGGGCGGTGCTACCCGCCCAACGGGACCGCCCTTGCGCCCACCACCGCCGTACGGTCCCTTCTGGCCGGGCGCGATcgttgccgctgccgccgccgccggacCGTCCGGCGTGCGGAACGTGCGCGTTTCCTGCGCAATCTGCTCCAGCTCCGCGTCCAGCATCTCCTTGTCGTGCTGCTCCTTCGTCTTGTGCTTCGGGCCGTGGGGCCCGGGGCCGCGCGCCGTGTTCGCCTTCAGCAGCTGGTGGTCCTGCTCGATCTCCTTGCGCAGATTGTTGATCTTCACCTGCAGCTCGTCGAGCGACTCCTTCAGCTGGGGTCGGCGCGGATCGCTCACCTCGTACGTCACGATCAGCTCCAGCAGCTTGCGCTGCTCCTTCAGGTACCCGTCCATCAGGAACACCTTCCGCTCGTTGATGCCCTTGGTGAACTGTTCCTGCCGCTTGCGCAGCATTTCGTTTTGCGCACGGTTGCTGCCCTTGTTGCCGCCGACGCCACCACCCTGCAACGACGCGCCCGTGCCGGGGCCGATGTACTTGTTCGCGTTATTGCCACCGTGTGCTTTCGGGCCtcccggttgctgctgctgttgctgcggtgCGAGATTCTCGTTCCCGTTTGCCAACGGGTTCGCGTCGTCCTTCGCTTGGAGCGTTTTGCCGCCTGCCACGATCGGGCCGGTCTGTGTCGTGCCGGTCGCACCCGCCGAGCTcagattgttgttgatgctgtacTGGTTCGGGTACGTCCTCCGCAGCGAGTGTTCCGTCTTTGCCGACGCCGTAATGGCCGGCTGATCACCGCCCGCCGGTGGCGTGTGCCAAAACACCTTAATAAACCGATTGTTCAGCACGGCCTCGGTACTCCGGTACGCGACGTTTGCTTCCGCGTGCGACGAAAACGTCACAATTGCCGCCTCCGGATCGTTATCGTACCGGATCTGAATGTTGGTAATCTTCCCGAACTTCGAAAAGTGATCGTTCAGGTGCGATATCTCGTTCAGCCCGCGCGGAATCTTGCGCAGCTCCAGCGAGCAGTTGTGCTGCGTGTTCATCATCTGCATCGAGCCGGGGCCGCCCGGGCCGCCACCGTGTCCACCGCCCGGCCTCGGTCCGTGCCGGTTGTGCATCGGCATCTTGCGCTTGCCGCCACCGCCCATCATCATGGGCCCTGCGTCCGCGATGGCGACCGCATCCTCCGGCTCGAACCGATTGCTGCGATGGTCGGCCGACACATCGCCGCCCTTGTTCGCGTCCACCACCGGCACGGAGATCAGTTCGCGCTGCAGCGGTGTCGCACCGATCGGATTGCCCGCAAAGCCACCGCCGCCCTGCATCGGGAAGCCGGGCGACACGCCCCGGAACTGTACACCCATACCACCCGGTCCCAGTCCGCCGCGGGGTCCAAATCCTCCGCCGCCGAGGCGCTGGGCCAGCGCGGGTCGTATACCGGTCGccacgccgccgccgccgccgcctccacCCATTCCCGGTGGTCCCTGCTGCACGTTCGGGTGTTTGTTCCAGAGGGCGGGCTCATCCGGACTGTACTCGGCCGCAATCGGGCCGCGGATCTGTGCAATCATGGCCGGATTGTTCAGACCTTCTAGCACGAGCGGATCGGCCCCGTGATCCCAGGGGCAGGTTTCGCCGCGCATGCAGTACCCTTTCTCGTCGAAGTCGCGGCACCGCTGGCGCTTCACCGAACCTCCTCCACCGCCCAGCGGGACGGCCGTTGCCGCTCCTCCCTCACCCGCCGCCGCTTTCAGCACGCGATCGAGCGCTCCGGCGGACGGTGGCGGTACGGGTGCAACCGTCGGTACCACCCCGCCGACGGGAATGATCGGCACACCGCCCGTAACGCCGGGCGGTCCAACCAGCGCCGACACCGGATTGACTACGGCCGCTCCATCCACCACCATAGCGCCACCGGCCGATGCCACCGTGTCACCCGCCACCAAAGCACCACCCACCGCTCGGGCTGCTGCTACCGCCGCCTGACGGACCGGCGTCATCGAGCGGGCCATCTTTCGACGGTCCGAGTTCGGTGACGGCGAACGGCTGCGCGAGTGCGAACGGATCCTTTGCGAGCGGCTGCTGCCTACAccgttgccgccgccgccgctgctacCACCGCCTCCCGACGATGCTGCATTCGTGCCGGCGCCCGATCCTGCCATCGTGCCACTGGCATTCGGACCGCTGTTGCGCCGATCACTGTACCCCTTCCGCTCGTACCGACGGAACGAATCGCTGCCCCGCAGCGGCGACTTGTTGCGGTACGAGGACGAACGACTTCCGCCGGACTTTGAATCATTACCGCTGCCACCGAGGCTGCCAcctccagcaccaccaccgcgcgGACGCTGCTGCAGTTCGCGCGAGCGGGATCGACGCGTATCTCGCGGCCGCTCGAACGATCGCGACCGGGACCGGGAGCGGCTGCGCGATCGATTCTGCGTCCGGCGGCTTCGGcgggtgttgttgctgctgctgctgctctctttACCCTGCGGGATGGAAAAGAAATGTGAGGAACAGATTTAATAAACACCATACATATACTCAAAGCTTTTAACACACTATTGCGCTTGTGCACACTGCGCACAGTAGCATATGTTGATGCGTACAAATAAAAGCACATCCGTTCGCAGCGCAGCTGCTGCTTTCATCATTGCTCAAATCATTAAACGAAGAGAATAAATACACATTCCATCGTCACCACTCTTGGTACATACATACggtaaataaacacaaaactaTCAGCCCATCCCTCCCGCCGGCGGGTCGGGTCAACAAAAACCGGGGGTCTTAATCTCCCTTCTGCCCGAGCAGTGAGCGTTTGAAATACGTAACACAGAAGTGGAtgaatgatgctgctgcgggcAGGTTCGAACAAGTTCATGCACGATGTGCGCTCCGGCGGCGAGGTGCGCGCGCAGTCATCAACGCGCGCCATCCATTGGGAGGGAACCATACCGACGAGCAATGGCAATCACACACGTAAATAGGATGATTGCACCGCcgtcgttgctgctgcggtaATGGCGTTTGCTATAATATTCTAAGCCGTAGTTGGATTTTGGTGCTACAGATACACG
Coding sequences within:
- the LOC120900841 gene encoding zinc finger protein swm, translating into MFINNTEALKVWLTAVLEPLCDADPAALARYVLALLKKDKPEKDLIVSMKEQLDVFLSEETQPFLDRLFRVIKSEEYLKCAPAPAVPAAPAVVSNGATVGAVPSSTTSSSSSTAQAQAASTTPAGASANHHHAEEVTSSSRTTIKREFTPPLQESSSSSGTGGRSSKAVASSAGSNYSSGSSAAGSGGVTATSGSITSERSTSPSHHHHHHHSGGGGGTSERSEKGRGSETTSSSGAPSVSSSSGGGGGMLGGGASSQKYSSTHHQQHSPIKGSGKDDHGKESSSSSNNTRRSRRTQNRSRSRSRSRSRSFERPRDTRRSRSRELQQRPRGGGAGGGSLGGSGNDSKSGGSRSSSYRNKSPLRGSDSFRRYERKGYSDRRNSGPNASGTMAGSGAGTNAASSGGGGSSGGGGNGVGSSRSQRIRSHSRSRSPSPNSDRRKMARSMTPVRQAAVAAARAVGGALVAGDTVASAGGAMVVDGAAVVNPVSALVGPPGVTGGVPIIPVGGVVPTVAPVPPPSAGALDRVLKAAAGEGGAATAVPLGGGGGSVKRQRCRDFDEKGYCMRGETCPWDHGADPLVLEGLNNPAMIAQIRGPIAAEYSPDEPALWNKHPNVQQGPPGMGGGGGGGGVATGIRPALAQRLGGGGFGPRGGLGPGGMGVQFRGVSPGFPMQGGGGFAGNPIGATPLQRELISVPVVDANKGGDVSADHRSNRFEPEDAVAIADAGPMMMGGGGKRKMPMHNRHGPRPGGGHGGGPGGPGSMQMMNTQHNCSLELRKIPRGLNEISHLNDHFSKFGKITNIQIRYDNDPEAAIVTFSSHAEANVAYRSTEAVLNNRFIKVFWHTPPAGGDQPAITASAKTEHSLRRTYPNQYSINNNLSSAGATGTTQTGPIVAGGKTLQAKDDANPLANGNENLAPQQQQQQPGGPKAHGGNNANKYIGPGTGASLQGGGVGGNKGSNRAQNEMLRKRQEQFTKGINERKVFLMDGYLKEQRKLLELIVTYEVSDPRRPQLKESLDELQVKINNLRKEIEQDHQLLKANTARGPGPHGPKHKTKEQHDKEMLDAELEQIAQETRTFRTPDGPAAAAAATIAPGQKGPYGGGGRKGGPVGRVAPPGSTSVDRRPTTILITGFVEEEADSLLDHFKQFGEVTKHQLDKAEPSLTIGFSTRPVAEKALARGKLFNKKTLTIVWQTTVAAAAPAPAAASLAGASAGGAGTTATTADSGKEQGGRGDGNPLVHSSSGSSDGGDGASLKQHDSDGADRMGLGSGGSAADQLHSSSMETLTETDELIEMPIMVEEEEEEDDIEPERSWRR
- the LOC120903202 gene encoding exosome RNA helicase MTR4, which gives rise to MSNVDDLFSVFDEQNDDDNGPVPVVEPASSAPAKQPSNDAATSKKRESTTAAPKRELEVVDVLSDEEQVAKKAKVESILDDINLDNIESRIKVHTIQSPEACTHEVAVYPDQKYMPLAPATGKPAKEYAFVLDPFQKEAILCIENNQSVLVSAHTSAGKTVVAEYAIAKSLADKQRVIYTTPIKALSNQKYREFHEEFKDVGLVTGDVTINPSASCLIMTTEILRNMLYRGSEIMREVGWVIFDEIHYMRDKERGVVWEETLILLPDNVHYVFLSATIPNARQFAEWVCHLHKQPCHVVYTDYRPTPLQHYLFPAGGDGIHLVVDERGQFKEDNFNTAMNVLQTAGEAAKGDQKGRKGGLKASNAGETNIFKIVKMIMERSFAPVIIFSFSKKDCEVYAMQMAKLDFNSSTEKKLVDEVFNNAMDVLTEEDRQLPQVENVLPLLRRGIGIHHGGLLPILKETIEILFGEGLIKALFATETFAMGLNMPARTVLFTSPRKFDGKDFRWVTSGEYIQMSGRAGRRGLDDKGIVILMIDEAVSPAVGKDIVQGRADPINSAFHLTYNMVLNLLRVEEINPEYMLERSFFQFQNQSSIPEIYKRVQKKQKQLLAVEIKDEQSIISYHHVREQLDRLGQEFREYITRPVYLVPFLQPGRMIKIQSDAGEFEWGIIVNFKKENADSKQNPLKTEQKVVIDVLLHVADGFEKEGIPKPCPPGKRGSVEVVPVLHKLVSRISSLRVYYPNDLRPADNRRSVLKTIEEVKKRFPQGPPLLNPITDMHIKEKEFQGIVDMIDKFEKRLFAHPLHESAGLERLYAQYMSKLELEKELRNEKNALREARSLLQMSELKHRKRVLRRLGYCTAADVIEFKGRVACELSCADELLITEMVFNGTFTDLTPSQSCALLSCFVCDEKSSEMPAATHELSGPLRQMQDLARRIAKVSNECKVEVDEERYVESFKPFLMDVVLCWCKGASFAQLCKMTDIFEGSIIRCMRRLEELLRQMVQASKTIGNTDLENKFSEAIRLLKRDIVFAASLYL